A single region of the Gorilla gorilla gorilla isolate KB3781 chromosome 1, NHGRI_mGorGor1-v2.1_pri, whole genome shotgun sequence genome encodes:
- the GUK1 gene encoding guanylate kinase isoform X5 yields the protein MLRRPLAGLAAAALGRAPPDGMSGPRPVVLSGPSGAGKSTLLKRLLQEHSGIFGFSVSHTTRNPRPGEENGKDYHFVTREVMQRDIAAGDFIEHAEFSGNLYGTSKVAVQAVQAMNRICVLDVDLQGVRNIKATDLRPIYISVQPPSLHVLEQRLRQRNTETEESLVKRLAAAQADMESSKEPGLFDVVIINDSLDQAYAELKEALSEEIKKAQRTGA from the exons ATGCTGCGGCGCCCGCTGGCCGGGCTGGCTGCGGCCGCCCTGGGCCGGGCCCCACCGGACG GCATGTCGGGCCCCAGGCCTGTGGTGCTGAGCGGGCCTTCGGGAGCTGGGAAGAGCACCCTGCTGAAGAGGCTGCTCCAGGAGCACAGCGGCATCTTTGGCTTCAGCGTGTCCC ATACCACGAGGAACCCGAGGCCCGGCGAGGAGAACGGCAAAG ATTACCACTTTGTAACCAGGGAGGTGATGCAGCGTGACATAGCAGCCGGCGACTTCATCGAGCATGCCGAGTTCTCGGGGAACCTGTATGGCACGAG CAAGGTGGCGGTGCAGGCCGTGCAGGCCATGAACCGCATCTGTGTGCTGGACGTGGACCTGCAGGGTGTGCGGAACATCAAGGCCACTGATCTGCGGCCCATCTACATCTCTGTGCAGCCGCCTTCACTGCACGTGCTG GAGCAGCGGCTGCGGCAGCGCAACACTGAAACGGAGGAGAGCCTGGTGAAGCGGCTGGCTGCTGCCCAGGCCGACATGGAGAGCA GCAAGGAGCCCGGCCTGTTTGATGTGGTCATCATTAACGACAGCCTGGACCAGGCCTACGCAGAGCTGAAGGAGGCGCTCTCTGAG GAAATCAAGAAAGCTCAAAGGACCGGCGCCTGA
- the GUK1 gene encoding guanylate kinase isoform X3 produces MLRRPLAGLAAAALGRAPPDGMSGPRPVVLSGPSGAGKSTLLKRLLQEHSGIFGFSVSHTTRNPRPGEENGKDYHFVTREVMQRDIAAGDFIEHAEFSGNLYGTSKVAVQAVQAMNRICVLDVDLQGVRNIKATDLRPIYISVQPPSLHVLEQRLRQRNTETEESLVKRLAAAQADMESRNQESSKDRRLRLAVCSRHPGPIQDQGSSTEPPPWQAIRQLCALGQHVEWRGCCPFGWNILG; encoded by the exons ATGCTGCGGCGCCCGCTGGCCGGGCTGGCTGCGGCCGCCCTGGGCCGGGCCCCACCGGACG GCATGTCGGGCCCCAGGCCTGTGGTGCTGAGCGGGCCTTCGGGAGCTGGGAAGAGCACCCTGCTGAAGAGGCTGCTCCAGGAGCACAGCGGCATCTTTGGCTTCAGCGTGTCCC ATACCACGAGGAACCCGAGGCCCGGCGAGGAGAACGGCAAAG ATTACCACTTTGTAACCAGGGAGGTGATGCAGCGTGACATAGCAGCCGGCGACTTCATCGAGCATGCCGAGTTCTCGGGGAACCTGTATGGCACGAG CAAGGTGGCGGTGCAGGCCGTGCAGGCCATGAACCGCATCTGTGTGCTGGACGTGGACCTGCAGGGTGTGCGGAACATCAAGGCCACTGATCTGCGGCCCATCTACATCTCTGTGCAGCCGCCTTCACTGCACGTGCTG GAGCAGCGGCTGCGGCAGCGCAACACTGAAACGGAGGAGAGCCTGGTGAAGCGGCTGGCTGCTGCCCAGGCCGACATGGAGAGCA GAAATCAAGAAAGCTCAAAGGACCGGCGCCTGAGGCTTGCTGTCTGTTCTCGGCACCCCGGGCCCATACAGGACCAGGGCAGCAGCACTGAGCCACCCCCTTGGCAGGCGATACGGCAGCTCTGCGCCCTTGGCCAGCATGTGGAGTGGAGGGGATGCTGCCCCTTTGGTTGGAACATCCTGGGATGA
- the GUK1 gene encoding guanylate kinase isoform X1, with translation MAGSQKEEIMPPEQGVPFQESGCWGSMGAQSRERSGRDHSGTWICAGGSQETFHLGAPVETTCLAGMSGPRPVVLSGPSGAGKSTLLKRLLQEHSGIFGFSVSHTTRNPRPGEENGKDYHFVTREVMQRDIAAGDFIEHAEFSGNLYGTSKVAVQAVQAMNRICVLDVDLQGVRNIKATDLRPIYISVQPPSLHVLEQRLRQRNTETEESLVKRLAAAQADMESRNQESSKDRRLRLAVCSRHPGPIQDQGSSTEPPPWQAIRQLCALGQHVEWRGCCPFGWNILG, from the exons ATGGCTGGAAGCCAGAAGGAGGAGATTATGCCGCCAGAGCAGGGAGTGCCTTTCCAGGAAAGCGGCTGCTGGGGCAGCATGGGAGCCCAGTCCAGGGAGCGTTCTGGCAGAGACCATTCCGGAACATGGATCTGCGCCGGCGGCTCCCAGGAGACCTTCCATCTCGGAGCTCCTGTGGAGACCACGTGCCTGGCAG GCATGTCGGGCCCCAGGCCTGTGGTGCTGAGCGGGCCTTCGGGAGCTGGGAAGAGCACCCTGCTGAAGAGGCTGCTCCAGGAGCACAGCGGCATCTTTGGCTTCAGCGTGTCCC ATACCACGAGGAACCCGAGGCCCGGCGAGGAGAACGGCAAAG ATTACCACTTTGTAACCAGGGAGGTGATGCAGCGTGACATAGCAGCCGGCGACTTCATCGAGCATGCCGAGTTCTCGGGGAACCTGTATGGCACGAG CAAGGTGGCGGTGCAGGCCGTGCAGGCCATGAACCGCATCTGTGTGCTGGACGTGGACCTGCAGGGTGTGCGGAACATCAAGGCCACTGATCTGCGGCCCATCTACATCTCTGTGCAGCCGCCTTCACTGCACGTGCTG GAGCAGCGGCTGCGGCAGCGCAACACTGAAACGGAGGAGAGCCTGGTGAAGCGGCTGGCTGCTGCCCAGGCCGACATGGAGAGCA GAAATCAAGAAAGCTCAAAGGACCGGCGCCTGAGGCTTGCTGTCTGTTCTCGGCACCCCGGGCCCATACAGGACCAGGGCAGCAGCACTGAGCCACCCCCTTGGCAGGCGATACGGCAGCTCTGCGCCCTTGGCCAGCATGTGGAGTGGAGGGGATGCTGCCCCTTTGGTTGGAACATCCTGGGATGA
- the GUK1 gene encoding guanylate kinase isoform X2 has protein sequence MAGSQKEEIMPPEQGVPFQESGCWGSMGAQSRERSGRDHSGTWICAGGSQETFHLGAPVETTCLAGMSGPRPVVLSGPSGAGKSTLLKRLLQEHSGIFGFSVSHTTRNPRPGEENGKDYHFVTREVMQRDIAAGDFIEHAEFSGNLYGTSKVAVQAVQAMNRICVLDVDLQGVRNIKATDLRPIYISVQPPSLHVLEQRLRQRNTETEESLVKRLAAAQADMESSKEPGLFDVVIINDSLDQAYAELKEALSEEIKKAQRTGA, from the exons ATGGCTGGAAGCCAGAAGGAGGAGATTATGCCGCCAGAGCAGGGAGTGCCTTTCCAGGAAAGCGGCTGCTGGGGCAGCATGGGAGCCCAGTCCAGGGAGCGTTCTGGCAGAGACCATTCCGGAACATGGATCTGCGCCGGCGGCTCCCAGGAGACCTTCCATCTCGGAGCTCCTGTGGAGACCACGTGCCTGGCAG GCATGTCGGGCCCCAGGCCTGTGGTGCTGAGCGGGCCTTCGGGAGCTGGGAAGAGCACCCTGCTGAAGAGGCTGCTCCAGGAGCACAGCGGCATCTTTGGCTTCAGCGTGTCCC ATACCACGAGGAACCCGAGGCCCGGCGAGGAGAACGGCAAAG ATTACCACTTTGTAACCAGGGAGGTGATGCAGCGTGACATAGCAGCCGGCGACTTCATCGAGCATGCCGAGTTCTCGGGGAACCTGTATGGCACGAG CAAGGTGGCGGTGCAGGCCGTGCAGGCCATGAACCGCATCTGTGTGCTGGACGTGGACCTGCAGGGTGTGCGGAACATCAAGGCCACTGATCTGCGGCCCATCTACATCTCTGTGCAGCCGCCTTCACTGCACGTGCTG GAGCAGCGGCTGCGGCAGCGCAACACTGAAACGGAGGAGAGCCTGGTGAAGCGGCTGGCTGCTGCCCAGGCCGACATGGAGAGCA GCAAGGAGCCCGGCCTGTTTGATGTGGTCATCATTAACGACAGCCTGGACCAGGCCTACGCAGAGCTGAAGGAGGCGCTCTCTGAG GAAATCAAGAAAGCTCAAAGGACCGGCGCCTGA
- the GUK1 gene encoding guanylate kinase isoform X4: MSGPRPVVLSGPSGAGKSTLLKRLLQEHSGIFGFSVSHTTRNPRPGEENGKDYHFVTREVMQRDIAAGDFIEHAEFSGNLYGTSKVAVQAVQAMNRICVLDVDLQGVRNIKATDLRPIYISVQPPSLHVLEQRLRQRNTETEESLVKRLAAAQADMESRNQESSKDRRLRLAVCSRHPGPIQDQGSSTEPPPWQAIRQLCALGQHVEWRGCCPFGWNILG, encoded by the exons ATGTCGGGCCCCAGGCCTGTGGTGCTGAGCGGGCCTTCGGGAGCTGGGAAGAGCACCCTGCTGAAGAGGCTGCTCCAGGAGCACAGCGGCATCTTTGGCTTCAGCGTGTCCC ATACCACGAGGAACCCGAGGCCCGGCGAGGAGAACGGCAAAG ATTACCACTTTGTAACCAGGGAGGTGATGCAGCGTGACATAGCAGCCGGCGACTTCATCGAGCATGCCGAGTTCTCGGGGAACCTGTATGGCACGAG CAAGGTGGCGGTGCAGGCCGTGCAGGCCATGAACCGCATCTGTGTGCTGGACGTGGACCTGCAGGGTGTGCGGAACATCAAGGCCACTGATCTGCGGCCCATCTACATCTCTGTGCAGCCGCCTTCACTGCACGTGCTG GAGCAGCGGCTGCGGCAGCGCAACACTGAAACGGAGGAGAGCCTGGTGAAGCGGCTGGCTGCTGCCCAGGCCGACATGGAGAGCA GAAATCAAGAAAGCTCAAAGGACCGGCGCCTGAGGCTTGCTGTCTGTTCTCGGCACCCCGGGCCCATACAGGACCAGGGCAGCAGCACTGAGCCACCCCCTTGGCAGGCGATACGGCAGCTCTGCGCCCTTGGCCAGCATGTGGAGTGGAGGGGATGCTGCCCCTTTGGTTGGAACATCCTGGGATGA
- the GUK1 gene encoding guanylate kinase isoform X6: MSGPRPVVLSGPSGAGKSTLLKRLLQEHSGIFGFSVSHTTRNPRPGEENGKDYHFVTREVMQRDIAAGDFIEHAEFSGNLYGTSKVAVQAVQAMNRICVLDVDLQGVRNIKATDLRPIYISVQPPSLHVLEQRLRQRNTETEESLVKRLAAAQADMESSKEPGLFDVVIINDSLDQAYAELKEALSEEIKKAQRTGA, translated from the exons ATGTCGGGCCCCAGGCCTGTGGTGCTGAGCGGGCCTTCGGGAGCTGGGAAGAGCACCCTGCTGAAGAGGCTGCTCCAGGAGCACAGCGGCATCTTTGGCTTCAGCGTGTCCC ATACCACGAGGAACCCGAGGCCCGGCGAGGAGAACGGCAAAG ATTACCACTTTGTAACCAGGGAGGTGATGCAGCGTGACATAGCAGCCGGCGACTTCATCGAGCATGCCGAGTTCTCGGGGAACCTGTATGGCACGAG CAAGGTGGCGGTGCAGGCCGTGCAGGCCATGAACCGCATCTGTGTGCTGGACGTGGACCTGCAGGGTGTGCGGAACATCAAGGCCACTGATCTGCGGCCCATCTACATCTCTGTGCAGCCGCCTTCACTGCACGTGCTG GAGCAGCGGCTGCGGCAGCGCAACACTGAAACGGAGGAGAGCCTGGTGAAGCGGCTGGCTGCTGCCCAGGCCGACATGGAGAGCA GCAAGGAGCCCGGCCTGTTTGATGTGGTCATCATTAACGACAGCCTGGACCAGGCCTACGCAGAGCTGAAGGAGGCGCTCTCTGAG GAAATCAAGAAAGCTCAAAGGACCGGCGCCTGA